The Daucus carota subsp. sativus chromosome 2, DH1 v3.0, whole genome shotgun sequence genome includes a window with the following:
- the LOC108206637 gene encoding molybdate transporter 1: protein MESNRNPPQNTPNDPMSSPLTTMAGKLKTNLRFRSKWSELNGAMGDLGTYIPIVLALTLAKDLNLGTTLVFTGVYNIVTGAIYGVPMPVQPMKSIAAVAISTPDFGIPEVMAAGICTGAILFLLGVTGLMQLVYKLIPLPVVRGIQLAQGLSFAMTAVKYVQKEQNFAKSKSSGERPWIGLDGMVLALVCAIFIVVFTGAGDEHDEESDDLGGGVERFDKGRRLRKIIASLPSAFIIFLLGVVLAFIRGPKVVKDITFGPSPFGVIKLSKQAWKDGFIKGTIPQLPLSVLNSVIAVCKLSSDLFPGKDISATSVSVSVGVMNLVGCWFGAMPCCHGAGGLAGQYKFGGRSGGCVALLGAAKLALGLLLGSSLVKILNQFPVGVLGVLLLFAGIELAMCCKDMNSKEDSFVMLLCTAVSLVGSSAAKGFVCGLVVYILLKFRKFGGKKRCSSVCLNTNP from the coding sequence ATGGAATCCAACAGAAATCCACCACAAAACACCCCAAACGACCCCATGTCATCCCCTTTAACTACTATGGCTGGAAAACTGAAAACCAATCTACGTTTTCGATCGAAATGGTCTGAGCTCAATGGAGCCATGGGGGACTTAGGAACTTATATTCCTATTGTCTTGGCCTTGACATTAGCCAAAGACCTTAATCTTGGAACTACTCTGGTTTTCACTGGTGTGTACAATATTGTGACTGGTGCAATCTACGGTGTTCCTATGCCGGTGCAACCCATGAAATCTATTGCTGCAGTGGCCATTTCCACCCCGGATTTTGGGATCCCGGAGGTCATGGCTGCTGGAATTTGTACTGGggctattttatttttgttaggtGTGACAGGTTTGATGCAGCTTGTTTACAAGCTTATTCCTTTACCTGTTGTAAGGGGGATTCAACTTGCACAAGGCCTTTCATTTGCAATGACTGCAGTGAAGTATGTGCAAAAAGAGCAGAATTTTGCTAAGTCTAAGTCTAGTGGGGAGAGGCCTTGGATTGGATTGGATGGGATGGTCTTGGCTCTTGTTTGTGCCATTTTTATAGTAGTTTTTACTGGGGCAGGTGATGAACATGATGAGGAGAGTGATGATTTGGGTGGCGGTGTCGAAAGATTTGATAAAGGGAGAAGGTTGAGGAAGATCATAGCTTCTCTTCCTTCTgcgtttataatatttttgctaGGTGTGGTTTTGGCCTTCATAAGAGGGCCTAAAGTTGTGAAAGATATTACATTTGGTCCATCACCTTTTGGAGTTATTAAGTTGTCTAAGCAAGCATGGAAGGATGGATTTATCAAAGGAACAATTCCTCAGCTGCCCTTGTCAGTTCTAAATTCGGTTATTGCAGTCTGTAAGTTGTCATCTGATCTTTTCCCGGGAAAAGATATCTCTGCAACATCAGTTTCGGTTTCAGTGGGTGTGATGAACCTAGTAGGGTGTTGGTTTGGGGCCATGCCATGTTGCCATGGAGCAGGGGGACTAGCTGGACAGTACAAGTTTGGTGGGAGGAGTGGAGGTTGTGTAGCACTTCTTGGCGCAGCTAAGTTGGCTTTAGGCTTATTGTTAGGTAGTTCCTTGGTGAAGATTTTGAACCAATTTCCTGTTGGGGTATTGGGAGTGCTCCTATTGTTTGCTGGAATAGAGCTAGCTATGTGTTGCAAGGATATGAACTCCAAAGAAGACTCCTTTGTGATGCTTTTGTGCACGGCCGTTTCCTTGGTGGGTTCAAGTGCTGCAAAAGGATTTGTGTGTGGTCTAGTGGTGTATATACTTCTCAAGTTCAGAAAATTTGGTGGTAAAAAACGCTGTTCTAGTGTATGTTTAAACACAAATCCATAA